In Cervus elaphus chromosome 29, mCerEla1.1, whole genome shotgun sequence, a single window of DNA contains:
- the LOC122686222 gene encoding dnaJ homolog subfamily A member 1-like: MVKETTYYDVLGVKPNATQEELKKAYRKLALKYHPDKNPNEGEKFKQISQAYEVLSDAKKRELYDKGGEQAIKEGGAGGGFGSPMDIFDMFFRGGGRMQRERRGKNVVHQLTVTLEDLYNGATRKLALQKNVICDKCEGRGGKKGAVECCPNCRGTGMQIRIHQRGPGMVQQIQSVCMKCQGHGERISPKDRCKSCNGRKIVREKKILEVHIDKGMKDGQKITFHGEGDQESGLEPGDIIIVLDQKDHAVFTRRGEDLFMCMDIQLVEALCGFQKPISTLDNRTIVITSHPGQIVKHGDIKCVLNEGMPIYRRPYEKCRLIIEFKVNFPENGFLSPDKLSLLEKLLPERKEVEETDEMDQVELVDFDPNQERWCHYSGEAYEDDEHHPRGGVQCQTS, translated from the coding sequence ATGGTGAAAGAAACCACTTACTATGATGTTTTGGGGGTCAAACCCAATGCCACCCAAGAAGAATTGAAAAAGGCTTACAGGAAACTGGCCTTGAAGTACCACCCTGATAAGAACCCAAATGAAGGCGAGAAGtttaaacagatttctcaagCTTACGAAGTGCTTTCTGATGCAAAGAAAAGGGAATTATATGACAAAGGAGGAGAACAGGCAATTAAAGAAGGTGGAGCAGGTGGTGGTTTTGGCTCCCCCATGGACATCTTTGATATGTTTttcagaggaggaggcaggatgcagagagagaggagaggtaaAAACGTTGTGCATCAACTTACAGTAACTTTAGAAGATTTATATAATGGTGCAACAAGAAAACTAGCTCTGCAAAAGAATGTGATTTGTGACAAATGTGAAGGCCGAGGTGGTAAGAAAGGAGCGGTAGAATGCTGTCCCAATTGCCGaggtactggaatgcaaataAGAATTCATCAGAGAGGACCTGGAATGGTTCAGCAAATTCAGTCTGTCTGCATGAAGTGCCAGGGCCATGGGGAGCGGATCAGCCCTAAAGATAGATGTAAAAGCTGCAACGGAAGGAAGATAGTTcgagaaaagaaaattctagaagTTCATATTGACAAAGGCATGAAAGATGGCCAGAAGATAACATTCCATGGTGAAGGAGACCAAGAATCAGGACTGGAGCCAGGAGATATTATCATTGTTTTAGATCAGAAGGACCATGCTGTTTTTACTCGACGAGGAgaagatcttttcatgtgtatggACATACAGCTGGTTGAGGCGTTGTGTGGCTTCCAGAAGCCAATATCTACTCTTGACAACCGAACCATAGTCATCACTTCTCATCCAGGTCAGATCGTCAAGCATGGAGATATCAAGTGTGTGCTAAATGAAGGCATGCCAATTTATCGTAGGCCGTATGAAAAGTGTCGCCTAATCATTGAATTTAAGGTAAACTTTCCTGAGAATGGCTTTCTCTCTCCTGATAAACTCTCTTTGCTGGAAAAACTTCTGCCTGAGAGGAAGGAAGTAGAAGAGACTGATGAAATGGACCAGGTAGAATTAGTGGACTTtgatccaaatcaggaaagatgGTGCCATTACAGTGGAGAAGCATATGAGGATGATGAACATCATCCCCGGGGTGGTGTTCAGTGTCAGACCTCTTAG